The Chryseolinea soli nucleotide sequence GACCTTATCATTCTCGGCACCACGGGCTCCTCAAATTTTCCCACTACAGCGACAGCCTATGACAAGCACTTTGAAGGAGGGCCATTTGCTTCCAATGTTGTGGTGTACCAAGGGGGTACCGATATTTTTCTGGCGCGGGTGGCCAGCGATGGAAAGAAACTCCTGGCGTCCACTTTCCTGGGCGGTGTGGACAACGATGGACTGAACCCCAGGATAGGGCCCCTGACAAAAAATTATGGTGACGAGCTCCGGGGTGACGTCATCACCGATGCACAAGACAATATCTACATCAGTTCGGTGACCGCCTCTTCGGATTTCCCCATGGAGAACAGTATCGACCCATCCTTTAATGGTGGGGTTACGGATGCTATTCTTCTAAAGATCGACAAAGATCTTTCTGATATTCAATGGTCCACCTATCTTGGCGGTACGGGATACGACGCCTCGCATACCTTGAAGTTCGACAAGAGTGGTGACATCTACATTGCAGGCGGCACCACCAGCACCGATTTCCCCGTCACGGCCGGTGTGTATCAGACGGCATTGGCGGGTGATGCCGATGGTTGGATCGCCAAGGTGGGGCAGGCGGGCGATGCGATCAAAGCTGCAACGTTTACCGGCACCACCGGTTTTGACCAGGTCTATTTTTTGGACCTGAACGAAGACGACGAAGTGTTTGTCTATGGGCAGACCGACGGCCAGTTTCCCGTCACCCCGGGAGTATACAACAACCCCCACAGCGGGCAATTCATCCAGAAGCTGGACCCCACCTTGACGCAACGGATGTTCTCTACAGTGTTCGGGTCAGGTCGTGGTATTCCCGACATTTCCCCGACGGCCTTTTTGGTGAACGAGTGTAACAATATCTACGTGTCGGGTTGGGGCGGATTGATCAATGAAGGGCAAGGTTACTGGAATAGCGATACCTATGGCATGCCTGTGAGCGCCGATGCTTACCAACGCACCACGTCGGGCTCCGACTTCTATTTCATGGTGCTCACCGACGACGCTTCCAGATTCTTGTATGGCACCTACCTGGGCGGCAGTCAGTCGCGGACCCACGTCGATGGGGGCACGAGTCGTTTCGACAAAGGCGGCATTGTGTATCACGCCGTGTGTTCAGGCTGCGAGGCCTACAATGCCAGTGGCCGGTCTACTTCAGATTTCCCAACCACAGCCAATGCGTGGTCGCGACGAAACCGCAGTGAGAACTGCAACAACGCCGCCTTCAAGTTCGACCTCTCTTCTCTGAAGGCCCGCATTCAAACCAACTCCGTAGCGCTCGACCATCCCGGTCTGAACACGATCTGCATCCCAGAGAAGATTGTCTTCCAAAACCTGAGCACCGGTGGCGAGACCTACGAATGGGACCTGGGCGACGGCACTTACATCACCAAGCAAGACACCTCCCTGATCGTGCATCAATACCTGAACACCGGCCAATACACCGTCTGGCTGAAAGCGATCGACAAGGGAACCTGCAAAGTAAAAGACTCCACCAGCACCAAGGTGTTCGTCAACATTGCCCAGGCCAAAGTGCAGGATGACGATGCGCTCTGCCTGGGGTCGACCTACACCCTGAAGGCCAGCGGCGGCGCAACCTATGCCTGGACCAGCAGGGATGGCACGTTCAGTTCCGGTGCGGCCACGCCTAGTGTTAGTCCACAGGACACCACCATCTATTACATCACCATTGTCGAGGCCAACGGGTGTATTCATAAGGACACGGTGCAGCTCGATGTGATCCCCGTGATCCTGCCGGAATTTGAGATCGACCGGTCGGCCGAATGTTTTAACCGGCCCATCATCACCGTGCGAAGCACAACGGACAGCCTATGGCAAGGCGACCGCTTGTTCTTTGACTTTGGCGACGGCACCACGGCCGATACCGAGGAGGCCCAACACGAATATGCGAAAGACGGTTTGTATAACGTGAAGCTGGTCGGCGTCCGCGAGTTTTGCGTGACCGAAAAAGTGATGCCCATGCCCGTGTTCCGCTTGCTCATCCCCAACATCATCACTCCCGGAAAAGCGGACAATACCAACGATGTGTTCACCATTCAATACGGCGATCAAAAAGGCGCCACCCCCGCGGACTACGGATTCAAGACATCGGTAGTGATCTATAACCGGTGGGGAAAGAAAGTGTATGAGTCGCCGGATTATCAGTATGACTGGGAAGGAGAGGGGTTAGCGGCCGGCGTGTATTTTTATGAAGTCACCGTGAGCGATCATGCGGCGTGTAAGAGTTGGATCCAGTTGGTGAAGTAAGGAGCGATGCTTACGCCGGGGGCTTTGTTTGCTTGTTCTTTCGGAACGTACCGTCGATCATGTCGGCTTCATAGAGCAGCGCTTTGATCTTGTTATCATCGACTTCTTTCAATGTTTTGAAGTACATGCAGTATACCTGTTTCCGGTTCTCGGCCAGCAGGAGCCCGTCTGGATTGGCCATGAGGTTGCCCTGACAGAAGCCCAGGGTAACGCCCTTTTCCAGGTAGGACTCTTTTTTCTTTCCCCATGAGATCGAGGGAGGCCAGATGAAACAGATCAGGCGGTTTTGGCTGTAGAAGGGAACACCATACACCAGTTTTTCGGTGGCAAAAGGAAGGCACTCCAGCACCAGGTAGCGCAGGCGTTTCACGAGGACCTGTTCGCGGCGGGGGAGGTCTGGGAGAATTTCGTCAACGGTCTTTTTGGTGCTCAGCATGTACTTAAAAATACAACCCTGGAACGAAAAAACCTGCCTTCCTACCGTGTAATACAGTATTTGAGCCCTCGATTAAAACAAATGTGCCTATCCCCGCAAAATAAAATTATCTTGCGCCAAAATTATAACTATGCGGTTACGGCTGATCGGGGTGTTTCTGGGTTTTTGTGTAGCTTCTTTTGCGCAATCCGGTAAAAATCAGGGATATGTATACACAGTGGACATCACCAAAGTGGTGAAAGACAAAGTGCACGTGGAACTCGTCGCGCCGCCCATCTCCACCAACGAGATCATTTTCTACCTCCCCAAGATCGTGCCCGGCACCTACGACATTGCCGACTATGGCCGCTACGTCTCCGAGTTCACGGCTGTGGACAAAAAAGGAAAGAAACTTGAAGTGGAAAAGATCGACGACAACTCGTGGAAAATCAAAGGTGCCACCCGCCTGCACAAGATCGGCTATTGGGTAGACGACACGATCGACACGCCCATGAAAGGTCCCGAGATCTTTCAACCGGCCGGCACCAACATCGAAGAGGGCAAGAACTTCATCATAAACTCCGGCGGCTACTACGGCTATTTCGACGGCATGAAGAACATGCCGTTCCAATTCAACATCATCCGCCCCAAAGATTTCTATGGCACCACGGGCCTCATCGCCCAGCAAACCGGCAAGCCCCTGAGCATCCTGAAACTGGAGAAGGGTGGCAATGAAAAAGACAAGCTGGTCGATGTTTATAAAACCACGGACTATGACCAGTTGGTGGACTCGCCCGTCATGTACAACAAGCCCGACACGGCGGTGATTCACGTAGCCAACGCCGAAGTGCTGGTGGGGGCCTATTCGCCCACGGGCAAGATCAACGCCAAACAGATCGCGGCCAGCATCCGCGAAGTACTGATGGCGCAAAAAGAATTTCTCGGTGGCAAACTGCCCGTCGATAAGTATGCCTTCATTTTCTATTTCACCGACAAGCCCCTTTATAGCTACGGCGCACTGGAGCATTCTTACTCGTCGACGTACTACATGCCGGAGATGACCATCGACCAGATCAACCAGCAACTGCGTGATTTTGCAGCGCATGAATTCTTTCACATCATCACGCCGCTGGGCATTCACTCCGAAGAGATCGGACATTTTGATTTCAATCATCCTAAAATGTCGCAACACTTGTGGATGTATGAAGGTGTGACCGAATATTTTGCCGGTCTCGTGCAGCTTAAATACGACCTGATCGACCTGGGCCAATACCTGGAAGTGCTGTATGAGAAAATGGTCACAGCCGATCCGTTTAAAAACGATGTGCCGTTCACTGAAATCAGTAAGTACACCCTGGACAAGTATAACGATCAATATTATAACGTTTACCAGAAGGGGCCGCTCATCGGCCTCTGTCTCGACGTGAAGCTGCGCAAGCTTTCGAATGGAAAATACGGTTTGCAAAACCTGATGCTGGATTTGTCGAAGAAGTTTGGTAAGGACAAAGCCTTTGAGGACGATCAACTGTTCGACGAGATCACCCGCATGACCTATCCCGAGATCGGCACGTTCTTCGACCGCTATGTGAAGGGCGCGGAGAAACTTCCCATAAAAGAAACTTTGCAAGATATCGGCATCCTCTATGCGGAAGAAGCATCCTACTACACCGTAAGCCTCGGCATCGACGACGATGTGATCGGAGTAGAGGAAGTGGAAGGCAAGCAAAGATTGAAGATCATCAGCACCGACCACATGAACGCCGTGGCCAAAGCATTGGGCTTCCAGAAAGAAGACATCCTCATCAAGATGAACGGCGAAGTGATGCCCGAGGTGGGCCCTGATTTTGAGCCGTTCCTGAAAACACAATTCGCCAACCTGGGCGAGGGCAAGACCCTGGCCTATACCGTGTGGCGCAAAGATGAAAAGGGAAAATTCAAAACTGTGGAGCTGTCCACACCCAACGCCCGCATCGAAATCACGCGTCGCCACATCATGGAGATCGACCCGGATGCTACGCCCGAACAACTGGCATTGCGCGATGCATGGATGAAGCCGTGAACGCAACGTTGAACGCTACCCGCCGTTAAAGGAGGAAACGAAAGTTCATGGCGTACAAAAACAAGGTCATCACCAATCCTTACACGGGGCAGGCATTTAAATTTCTTCAAACGGCAAAAGACACCGGCGGCGAATTGCTGGAAATGGAGACCACCTACCGCGGTCATTCCAAAGAACCCGTGGCACACTATCATCCCTCGCAAGACGAAGATTTCAAAGTGCTGCAAGGTGAAGTGACCGTGCGCCTCGACGGCGCCCTGAGAACGTTGAGAACCGGCGACACGCTCCACATTCCCCGCGGCATGGTGCACGCCATGTGGAACCGTTCCGACCGAGAAGCGGTGGTGAACTGGCAGGTGCGGCCCGCGCTGGATACCGAAAATTTATTCGAAGTCACTACCGGCCTGGCCATGGATGGCAAGACCAAAGCCGACGGCATGCCCGGCATTCTGCAAGTGGCGCTGACTATAAAAAAATATCATCACGTGTTTCGCATGGCAAAGCCTTCCTTCGCGGTGCAGAAGATCGTGTTCGCATTGTTGTCGCCGATCGCGTATGTACTGGGCTATCGGGCAACCTATTCCAAGTATATCGATTAAAATTCAATCCGCCCATAGCGCGTGTTCTCGTCGCGCTCCTGATTTTGTGGGGAAGTAAAACGCCGTCGTGCGGGGTTGTCGCTTCATACAGGCTGCGAATCGCTTTAAAGCTCGCCGAAGTTACTTTGGAAGTGGGCCAGGACTTGGGTATTTTAGGGGACTCCTAGGCTTAGCCCATAAGCATTTTCCGATGAAACCCGAAAAAACGATTTTCCTGGCGGATGACGATGCGGACGATCGCCTTCTCTTTGAGGAGGCCCTCCGGGAGATCTCTGGCGAGACACAACTCACCATGGCCCAGGACGGACAACAATTGATGACGATCCTGGAGAATGCGCTTCTTCCCGACGTGA carries:
- a CDS encoding PKD domain-containing protein; its protein translation is MSSRTIRRKVMWLGVGLLCICRAAWGGPGDPAPAKFIENKNQWPAGVQFSAKIPGGNMVLQPGKFSYRFLDQGKLQKLHEQTHHHQENGPSSQKEERIQGHVVDVTFGGANRASQPLPFGQSSTYYNYFLGDDSTRWASGAHAYSGVLYPSFYPGIDLKVYGLGQHVKYDLTVAPYADPSAINMTYEGMDALLLDKGNLYAKTSLADIIEQRPVAYQFIDGQRTAVVCEFHLEGNTLSFCFPKGYDPCYELVIDPLLIFSTYSGSTADNWGSTATPGEHGTLYSSGVTNHDLGGFFPVTAGAFQTTFGGNYDVALLKYDSTGAQLLYASYLGGSDVESPHSLVMNSSHDLIILGTTGSSNFPTTATAYDKHFEGGPFASNVVVYQGGTDIFLARVASDGKKLLASTFLGGVDNDGLNPRIGPLTKNYGDELRGDVITDAQDNIYISSVTASSDFPMENSIDPSFNGGVTDAILLKIDKDLSDIQWSTYLGGTGYDASHTLKFDKSGDIYIAGGTTSTDFPVTAGVYQTALAGDADGWIAKVGQAGDAIKAATFTGTTGFDQVYFLDLNEDDEVFVYGQTDGQFPVTPGVYNNPHSGQFIQKLDPTLTQRMFSTVFGSGRGIPDISPTAFLVNECNNIYVSGWGGLINEGQGYWNSDTYGMPVSADAYQRTTSGSDFYFMVLTDDASRFLYGTYLGGSQSRTHVDGGTSRFDKGGIVYHAVCSGCEAYNASGRSTSDFPTTANAWSRRNRSENCNNAAFKFDLSSLKARIQTNSVALDHPGLNTICIPEKIVFQNLSTGGETYEWDLGDGTYITKQDTSLIVHQYLNTGQYTVWLKAIDKGTCKVKDSTSTKVFVNIAQAKVQDDDALCLGSTYTLKASGGATYAWTSRDGTFSSGAATPSVSPQDTTIYYITIVEANGCIHKDTVQLDVIPVILPEFEIDRSAECFNRPIITVRSTTDSLWQGDRLFFDFGDGTTADTEEAQHEYAKDGLYNVKLVGVREFCVTEKVMPMPVFRLLIPNIITPGKADNTNDVFTIQYGDQKGATPADYGFKTSVVIYNRWGKKVYESPDYQYDWEGEGLAAGVYFYEVTVSDHAACKSWIQLVK
- a CDS encoding DUF1801 domain-containing protein — translated: MLSTKKTVDEILPDLPRREQVLVKRLRYLVLECLPFATEKLVYGVPFYSQNRLICFIWPPSISWGKKKESYLEKGVTLGFCQGNLMANPDGLLLAENRKQVYCMYFKTLKEVDDNKIKALLYEADMIDGTFRKNKQTKPPA
- a CDS encoding peptidase M61, which translates into the protein MRLRLIGVFLGFCVASFAQSGKNQGYVYTVDITKVVKDKVHVELVAPPISTNEIIFYLPKIVPGTYDIADYGRYVSEFTAVDKKGKKLEVEKIDDNSWKIKGATRLHKIGYWVDDTIDTPMKGPEIFQPAGTNIEEGKNFIINSGGYYGYFDGMKNMPFQFNIIRPKDFYGTTGLIAQQTGKPLSILKLEKGGNEKDKLVDVYKTTDYDQLVDSPVMYNKPDTAVIHVANAEVLVGAYSPTGKINAKQIAASIREVLMAQKEFLGGKLPVDKYAFIFYFTDKPLYSYGALEHSYSSTYYMPEMTIDQINQQLRDFAAHEFFHIITPLGIHSEEIGHFDFNHPKMSQHLWMYEGVTEYFAGLVQLKYDLIDLGQYLEVLYEKMVTADPFKNDVPFTEISKYTLDKYNDQYYNVYQKGPLIGLCLDVKLRKLSNGKYGLQNLMLDLSKKFGKDKAFEDDQLFDEITRMTYPEIGTFFDRYVKGAEKLPIKETLQDIGILYAEEASYYTVSLGIDDDVIGVEEVEGKQRLKIISTDHMNAVAKALGFQKEDILIKMNGEVMPEVGPDFEPFLKTQFANLGEGKTLAYTVWRKDEKGKFKTVELSTPNARIEITRRHIMEIDPDATPEQLALRDAWMKP
- a CDS encoding cupin domain-containing protein, which encodes MAYKNKVITNPYTGQAFKFLQTAKDTGGELLEMETTYRGHSKEPVAHYHPSQDEDFKVLQGEVTVRLDGALRTLRTGDTLHIPRGMVHAMWNRSDREAVVNWQVRPALDTENLFEVTTGLAMDGKTKADGMPGILQVALTIKKYHHVFRMAKPSFAVQKIVFALLSPIAYVLGYRATYSKYID